In the Colwellia sp. 20A7 genome, one interval contains:
- a CDS encoding insulinase family protein: MMLETLLSEDIYRHKNGLKHINIVDNSGFSALFVVNTPIFDNSGVAHGVEHFVFRGSKAFPKPETLFQLLSLTDVKINASTLAQTTHFHCQSQCRHTFKLAINYLLNGLFNPVFTDTDLQYEIHDGDEKGVIYRELLGVEQAEKGSNKNSVKKDKSSEISYGGISTSIGELSVNDLTHFHQRFYQADNITLVTANADVKEIANLVASLPKPSSELNKVAIALEEYSTNAHNIDANEQDRTKYSPDINKLITLYHSWLQDPYYQEIDDYNEVESSSKQVVINSDTSLTSTSRHLIPALAMLSSKLVKERDKTLLVNSNEKELTNKTVLPKLFSNLYEEAKNQLESAALSQPSEHAYVNDQSNGLWLVKINAEDKMLANIISYIISAYPKFLAHRYEGNCYATQALVIDNSKYLAIYSAFDVNPDTYLDNIAQCLLSLSQDDAFISMSLALAKIKYCRLYHVQYNQVMSITSTQIATYIKNHIT, encoded by the coding sequence ATGATGTTAGAAACGCTATTATCAGAAGATATTTATCGCCACAAAAACGGTTTAAAACATATAAATATTGTAGATAATAGCGGTTTTAGTGCGCTTTTTGTTGTAAATACCCCAATATTTGATAACAGCGGGGTTGCTCATGGCGTAGAGCATTTTGTGTTTCGTGGTAGTAAAGCTTTCCCTAAACCGGAAACTTTATTTCAATTACTCTCGTTAACCGATGTTAAAATCAATGCCTCGACATTAGCTCAAACCACTCATTTTCACTGTCAAAGTCAATGCCGACATACGTTTAAGTTGGCTATAAATTATTTATTAAATGGTTTATTCAATCCCGTGTTTACCGATACTGATTTACAGTATGAAATTCATGATGGCGATGAAAAAGGAGTTATCTATCGAGAGTTATTAGGCGTAGAACAAGCAGAGAAAGGCAGTAATAAAAACAGTGTTAAAAAAGACAAAAGCAGTGAGATTAGTTATGGGGGGATAAGTACGTCAATTGGTGAATTATCAGTTAACGATTTAACTCATTTTCATCAACGTTTTTATCAAGCAGACAATATTACCTTAGTTACTGCGAACGCCGATGTTAAAGAAATTGCGAATTTAGTTGCATCATTACCTAAGCCGTCTAGTGAATTAAACAAGGTAGCAATAGCATTAGAGGAATACAGTACCAACGCACATAATATTGATGCTAATGAGCAAGATAGAACCAAGTATTCTCCAGATATTAACAAACTTATTACTCTGTATCACTCATGGTTGCAAGATCCTTACTATCAAGAAATTGACGATTACAATGAAGTTGAAAGCTCGAGTAAGCAAGTAGTCATCAACAGTGATACTTCATTAACATCAACGAGTCGCCATTTAATACCGGCACTTGCTATGCTGTCTAGTAAGTTAGTAAAAGAGAGGGATAAGACTCTTTTAGTTAATAGTAATGAAAAAGAATTAACTAATAAAACTGTGCTACCAAAACTCTTTTCTAATTTATACGAAGAAGCAAAAAATCAATTAGAGAGTGCTGCATTAAGTCAACCATCTGAACATGCGTATGTAAATGATCAAAGTAACGGATTATGGCTAGTAAAGATTAATGCAGAAGATAAAATGCTGGCTAATATTATCAGCTATATTATTAGCGCTTACCCCAAATTTTTAGCTCATCGTTACGAAGGCAATTGCTATGCGACCCAAGCATTAGTGATTGATAACTCTAAATACTTAGCAATATATAGTGCCTTTGATGTAAACCCGGATACATATTTAGACAATATCGCTCAATGTTTACTGAGCCTCAGTCAAGATGATGCTTTTATTAGTATGAGCTTAGCACTTGCTAAAATTAAATATTGTCGGCTTTATCACGTTCAATATAACCAAGTGATGAGCATCACCTCTACTCAAATAGCTACTTATATAAAAAATCACATCACGTAG
- a CDS encoding TonB-dependent receptor family protein, whose translation MTLKPTLISTAILSSLLLVPYTTYAEDTATVEMDKLTVIGILPDRLEAVAGSFDIIDKEYLESRRPLSINEQLRTLPGIMVVPDGSMSFDLNIGIRGQNPRRSAKAMVMEDGMPLQLAPYTDPVNHYATPSTSVVRVEVVKGAGQILYGPQTLGGAVNFVTKTAPRNGEVEGSLTSTFGNQDLRGLHANVGFGNETGGFMLDFSQSKGDGIFDDSGYDVKDYRFKGELKITDDQTVGLKVVHTNDRRNQTENYLTQDEYARDPYSHPTVELDLWEQNRDVVQLTHKIDVNDKFTIQSQAYYTDTFRNGLRASNSGREVDGAWESRLRNCDAVGDINGDGNVTVSDIGDTDNNICGGRHAPRQYYTWGAESRADIEHGLFGLENDAIIGLRYHQEQAHREQVYAVNTAQRLDYELALLEGEDREGTTLDAYALSYYAQNTTYIDNWSITAGFRVEDVRTRDSDDFSSNRVSDSYTEFLPSFGVAWNGITKTTVFAGIHQGISPSRADRELDASGARAVPEESTLFELGMRSNYFKGVVMSGALFHNDIENTIVDNGATFDNSGKSEQQGIELATRINFGEIYNWNNNIYLSGSYTNLWTAEYTKASDPANDGNRMQYAPENLVNLDLGYEHVSGVEARIGVQHVSSQFADDENTLVESGNGIEGIIPSYTIWNATVNYYIPNTGVTLFASVENLFDKEYLVSRNEGKLAGRERLFFGGITFNF comes from the coding sequence ATGACTCTCAAACCAACATTAATCAGTACGGCTATACTGTCGTCGTTATTATTAGTACCTTATACGACATATGCAGAAGATACCGCGACTGTTGAAATGGATAAATTGACAGTTATAGGCATCTTACCAGACAGACTTGAAGCTGTTGCAGGTTCATTTGATATTATTGATAAAGAATACCTTGAGTCACGTCGCCCATTATCGATCAATGAACAATTAAGAACCTTGCCAGGTATAATGGTAGTACCTGATGGCAGCATGAGTTTTGATTTGAATATTGGTATTCGTGGTCAGAACCCTCGTCGAAGTGCGAAAGCGATGGTAATGGAAGATGGCATGCCACTTCAACTCGCGCCTTATACTGACCCCGTTAACCATTATGCGACACCTTCAACATCAGTCGTTCGAGTAGAAGTTGTTAAAGGTGCCGGACAAATTTTATATGGTCCGCAAACATTAGGTGGGGCTGTAAATTTTGTTACTAAAACTGCACCTCGCAATGGTGAAGTTGAAGGTTCACTAACCTCTACCTTTGGTAATCAAGACCTCCGAGGATTACATGCAAATGTTGGCTTTGGTAATGAAACCGGTGGTTTTATGCTTGATTTCTCACAAAGTAAGGGCGACGGTATTTTTGATGATAGTGGGTATGATGTTAAAGATTATCGTTTTAAAGGCGAGTTAAAAATTACTGACGATCAAACGGTTGGCTTAAAAGTAGTTCATACTAATGATCGTCGTAACCAAACTGAAAACTACCTCACTCAGGATGAATATGCGCGTGATCCTTATTCTCATCCAACGGTAGAGTTAGATCTGTGGGAACAAAATCGTGATGTTGTTCAACTAACTCATAAAATTGATGTAAATGATAAATTTACGATACAGTCTCAAGCTTATTACACAGATACTTTCCGTAACGGTTTACGTGCTAGTAATAGTGGCCGAGAGGTTGATGGTGCATGGGAATCGCGATTACGTAATTGTGATGCCGTAGGTGATATAAATGGCGATGGTAATGTAACGGTATCAGATATTGGTGATACCGATAATAATATTTGTGGTGGTCGTCATGCACCTCGTCAGTATTACACATGGGGAGCAGAGAGCAGAGCTGATATTGAGCATGGCTTATTTGGCCTTGAAAATGATGCAATTATTGGTCTTCGTTATCATCAAGAGCAAGCGCATCGCGAACAGGTTTATGCTGTTAATACAGCACAACGATTAGATTACGAGTTGGCATTACTTGAAGGAGAAGATCGTGAAGGAACCACGCTTGATGCCTATGCATTATCTTACTACGCACAAAACACTACTTATATTGATAACTGGTCAATAACTGCGGGTTTTCGCGTTGAAGATGTTCGTACCAGAGACAGTGATGACTTCTCTTCAAATCGTGTTTCAGACAGTTACACTGAGTTTCTTCCAAGCTTTGGTGTTGCATGGAATGGTATAACGAAAACAACAGTTTTTGCGGGTATTCATCAAGGTATTTCGCCGTCACGCGCGGATCGAGAGCTCGATGCATCCGGTGCACGTGCGGTACCTGAAGAAAGTACTTTGTTCGAATTAGGTATGAGAAGTAATTACTTCAAAGGCGTTGTTATGTCAGGCGCTTTATTTCATAACGATATCGAAAATACTATCGTAGATAATGGCGCAACATTTGATAATAGTGGTAAAAGTGAACAGCAAGGTATTGAGCTAGCGACTCGAATTAATTTTGGTGAGATTTATAACTGGAACAATAATATTTACCTATCTGGTTCATACACTAACTTATGGACTGCAGAGTATACTAAAGCATCAGACCCAGCTAATGATGGTAATCGTATGCAATATGCGCCAGAAAATTTGGTGAACCTTGACTTAGGTTATGAACATGTCAGCGGTGTTGAAGCACGCATTGGGGTACAACATGTGAGTAGTCAATTTGCTGATGATGAAAATACTCTTGTGGAGTCAGGAAATGGTATTGAGGGTATCATTCCTAGCTACACTATTTGGAATGCGACGGTTAATTATTATATTCCTAATACCGGTGTAACCTTGTTTGCTAGTGTAGAAAATTTGTTTGATAAGGAATATTTGGTGAGCCGTAATGAAGGTAAACTGGCTGGCCGTGAACGTCTATTTTTTGGTGGTATCACTTTCAATTTTTAG